The genomic DNA ttgatgtgttaacgttATTGAAGTTTGCTGGGGAAATAGGctactattttacaacagtaatttacaCTGAATCGATGGGAGCGACTgcagaatatagcgatcacttttcaataatgtgtattTGATATGAGTCGATTtcaagaaacataatggctgaggcacagacatgtcaatcttGTCTTTTTCCCcgaataataacgagcaacttcgggtagaagaaatatctgtttccatcgcattatatgtgctttcccgaataacgtATCTGGATTTGGGTACATCCCTAAGTAGTAAaactcctaatagaagagccctttggcttcattctcctagcaaaacaaagccatagggcttttCTATTAGAAGGTTTACTATTTGCTCTGAGTTGGCTAACTCTTTCTGGAGTACCCTCCTCAAGCCTGAATCTGCATTCGTAAGTTCCAAAAAGTCTTTTTCATGTTCCatgtaaataaactgaaactgaCCTGCGCATACATCCAGTCTCTTTAACCAACCATGACAACAAGCTACTGTGCGAGCTTGTCAGTGTGAAAGAGACATCCAAGCTTgtacctgtgtctgtctcaAAATCTGAAAACCACAAATAATTCTTTGAAACAACAAAGATGGCTGAAAAAGTTTAAGTGAAACTTAATTGAAGCCCAGACCTTGTCTGACAAGGTGCCAAAGTACTAACTGAGTCCGTCATTTGAAATTTTGAGGTTTATGTGTCATTAGATTAGTGAAGAAAGTGGACTGCCatataactgaaaaataaagagtAATCAGAGAATCAAGAAACATGATAAAAAtgggaggaaaacaaaactaaaaaaacaatataCTGACCAATTATCTTTACTACTACCATAATCACAGATTTAAAATGTGCAGTTAAAGCGAACATTTCTGAAAGGGAAAAATGATACAGTTTTGGTGATTATTGTTGGCACTTTTCCATACTAAGGGCCTGCACTGTACTCTGAAGATATATTTGTTTCCCTACTCAATCTCAATGCTCTGCTTCTAAATTACTCTTGATGAAAAGtatctgcaaaaacaaacaaagttatAGTAATAAAAGAAACATATTACATACATTCCTCAAAAAACCGGCGGCCTTAGTATTTATatgaaagacataaaaaagcacacacattttcagttggTCTTGATTCTAAATATTCCATTTAGATGCATGCATTCAAGAAGAATTTTGCAATACACACGTGAGGGACACTCTTAGTAAAAATCTTGTGCAGGTTCCACATTTGGTTGGTGTTTTTAAGGAACTGTCCTTTTAAGATGTCAAACTAGACCAACAAGTCAATACCTCATGTAAGCTGGTCATAAATCCAgtgatatatttaaataatatcAGAGAGCCGTTCCATCAGTGGCATGTATCTTGTTCAAGATCTTGATTTAGAGACCTACAGAATCCATGCAGAGAACTTGACCCACCCTTCCACttaatatattttgtgttctattttactgaatgtcacattttcttttgtaCTCCATTTGCTCTTGTTACTAGTGTGTATAACGGTGTTCAAGAATCAAAACACtttaaatcctttaaaaaatatatagctTTTAGTAAGAAATCAGCAGACGTTTCAGTTATCATAATTTATTAAATACCCACCACATGTAACGCTTTCAACTGAAATgatcaaaagaaataaatacagtaaaagaaTTCCCCTCAAAACATAGTATGTTTACAATTTGGTCATAAAGTAAGTTAACcctcttctgctttttctttcatttttggctAATTCAGTAAATTTACTCTGTCATCCAGGCCTGactaaacatatattttaaaaggTTATTTATCAATCAAAAGTCTGCTTCACTAAactcttttctttactttccCCATGCTTACTGTTTCTTAGCTTTCACAAAGAACATGGACCTAGCATCATCAGTGCTTTTCTGCATGTCCTGTGGTAGATTGTAAACGCTGAGTTCCAGCAGCTGGAAGCCACAGTTCTTCAGGCTGGAACACAGCTGAGCCTCATCCAGGCGCACCGCAGGGATACACAATTCTGGTGCTGCATAGTAGAATGTCATTTCCAGGGTTCCAATGAGCAGGAGGTGGCCCCCCTGACGAAGCAGGCTGGAGATGTGACCCAAGGCTCTGTTAAAGGAAGCCAGGTCAGGACTAGCAGACTCCAGGCAGAAGCAGGAGATCAGACAGTCAGCTCCAGATGGAGGCAAGGCTTCCGGAGATAACGGGTGAGGTTGATGTACATCAATGGGTAACACGTCGGTTACCACGGATCGAAGACGCTGTGCTTTTTCACTCCATGCATCagggctaaaaaaaaagggggggggggggtgtgattgACAGGTAAGTATAAGTAAATCGCTGATGTCTGAAACAAAGCTTAagcaacatgtttaaaaaattgTGGCATTTGTCCTCAAGTAGAGGTCTATCAGTTGGCTGgtagaattttattttattttttttcatgacacGATTTACTTGTGATGTTGAGTTCATGAATGAAACTGTCTTTACTGGAGTTGATGGTGACCTAATCTTTTCAAGCAACCTTCAAATACCAATTTGTTTGGTGAAGTATGCATTAATGTACAGAAAAGGGTGCATTTTGAGTCTCACCTTCTCCCCTCCAGTTTACAGACATACTGAAAGAAAGGAGTCCAGTCTAGACTGTTACTCTTGCCCTGTAGCCAGTTCTGCAGTTCCCTGCGGTTCGCCTCCACAAAGTCAGAAAGGATCACACGACGAAAACGCTCACAGCCGCTCATCACTTGATAGAGAGTAGGACCAGAACCTATATCCACCAGAATATCCCCCTTCAcatcacctgagagagagagagagggagagagagagagaagcaagagCATTTTAATtgtgaaaaagtaaaagagGCCAAAAAGTTATGGCGGCACAAGAACTGACAGCTGGCAGATGAAGAGCAGAGATTGGGAATATGGAAGAGATGTTTGCatagagaaagatggagaaagaaacatAAAGGAGAAAATGTACCTTCAGTAAAAGCCCTGTGTAGCCACCCAAGTTGCCATGGTACGATATTGTCTTTGTTGTCAAAGCTAGCACGTGGCGGAGTGTAGTTATACTGCAGGTACGCCGCAGGATCAAAGTCCTGGTAACATGTCTTCAGCTCAGCCTCAGAAAATCCTTTTTCTTGCCCAGCTCTTTCCCTTCCGTTCTGTCCCTCCATCCTGTCAATCTGCAAGCCTCTGCTGAAGAAAACATCACCCTGACATACTTATACTTGTATGTACTTGCCTCAGGATGTTTACTTTACAATGTAGTTGCAGCCTCAGAGATAAAGATCCttgtttgttattatttggACTGTTGGACAATCAGGTTTTGTGCCACTCTAACCCCAGGCACTGATGATCATAGAATGGCCCTTACTCAACAAACTGGTTTGGTATCTGAAAAGCTGGTTCCCGGCTGGAACCACAACATAGCTGGTTTTTCCAGTGTGAACCGTTCTTTACTTCCATTGTGTATTGTGGATTAGTAGTTGGACCATGGTTGTTTTTTGCAACAACAAAAGCTTACAGGTAATGTGATCCACCATCTTGCTACTACTGTTTACTTCTGTTGTGCATTGTGCAACGCCCTCCCTTGCAGACGCATCCTTGATTACAATGGTTCCACTCAAAACTTGTGGAAACGCAGGCTGGTTCGCTAGAAGGCACCAAAGTTCAAAGAATCCTGAATGGAAGCGGTTCAAGAACCCGTTTGCTGATGGTGGACAAGGGgttacagaaagagacagacagagacagagaaataattatTGGTCTTGTATAGCCTTCCATTTCAACCTTAGCTTTTTCAGGGGGGTGAGTAAATTCAGCTTGGTGATAATAAAATTTAATTGGTCTTTACttagaaacatttttaatttttaacattGAATCCTACTCCTAGTAGATAAGCTGTATAGTTACAAAATAACCACTTTTGTAAATCCAACAGAATTTACAATACAATGTGCCATTCTGAGTAATCTGGCCTCAGTAGTTCACCCTGTTAATCTCTTATCACCAGCTGccatttgatcattttcttgTAAAGATAAACTTTAATCCCTCTGGAAGTTGTACTTTATTAAGgcaacaggaaaacaaatattctgaagttcagttcagtgtgaaGTTTGGTTGAAGCAGAGACAAATGATGAGTGCAATGCCCTTCAATGGACTATGCAAATGGTGTCAGGAGACAGTTTTAGTGAGAAACAGTAAATTATGTTTGTTTCTGGAATGAGCTTTAAATGCCCAGTTGCACTGCAATAACAATTTTTTAGTAGTGACTTGAGTTGCTTTACCTAAGTTATTCATTCAGGTTACAATATCCtaagtcattttttaaagaaaatctggccctggtaaaataaataaataaatcagttcaTGCGTGTTAAGAGGTTAAATTTTGCTAGTATTTTTATCGATTTGTTGCATATGAACTGTTGGTTAGATTTACAAACATGgcatcaaaataaaaagaaaatgaactttaaaaGTGTCTTATTGTGGAATTTTTGGTCAGAATTtccaaaactcactcactctcaaagccgcttatcctaattaaggttgcggagggtgctggagcctatcccagcactcatagggtgaaaggcagggaaacaccctggacaggtcatcagtctatcacagggcagacacacagactcacacactcacacctaggagCAATTTAgggcctaacctgcatgtcttttgACTGtaggaggaaactggagctcctggaggaaacccacacggACAACACGCAAACTCTGCACAGAAAGGACCACGGCCGCCCAGCTAGGAATCGAACCTGAtggcgctacccactgtgccatcATGCTGCCTGACAAGAAAGTCCTAATACCTGTTAGATACATTGAATCTTAATGGCTCCCAGATCCAGGACCCACAGCAAAAAATACCTGTTGGATACATTGAATCTTAATGGCTATTTATAATAAGCTAAGCACACTGCTAAACTTGTGTcaggagaaggaagaaaaaataagctgaacactttttaaattattttataccATACAAGCTACTGCCAGAGCTTGTCAATATAAAAGAGAGATCCATACGTGCATCAGTGTCTTGCTCAAAATCTGACAACCACAACACATAATTCTCTGAGACAACAAAGGGAGATGGGCAAGCATTATTAACCACATGGGGAAAGAAATAGTAATTGTGCAGCACAGGATTACAAAAACAGCCATGAAATGCttgtaaaacacaaataattttACATACTTTATATTTAGCACACAGGTCTGTTGCTACGTTCTTGCTAATTTGtttctttcaaatatttttttcaaaatgttcaacAGCAGCTAAGCCCTAGATATCTTGTATCCCACCTTTTACAAGTGCCAAGTgtcattattaaaaaataaatgacctAAAATGTAACCTAAAATTCAAAAGGCTCATTTTAGCAGGAAGAAGTAAGGGACTGGTGTGTCAGTTTGGCCACAGGCGTGTACAATCTGTACTGTTCATTGATTCCACTTTAAACActctgaagcttttttttttttttttaactgaaagcATTAGACGAACAAAATTACTGTCTAGAAATGTTTCCACATTACTCGATAGAATTGCGCTGAATAGTACCTTCCATAATTCAGTGTGTCTGACAATGAAAAATTTTTGTTGAAATTTGCCCAAAATCCACAATGCAAAAGCAATTAACCTC from Chanos chanos chromosome 8, fChaCha1.1, whole genome shotgun sequence includes the following:
- the LOC115819551 gene encoding phenylethanolamine N-methyltransferase-like, whose product is MEGQNGRERAGQEKGFSEAELKTCYQDFDPAAYLQYNYTPPRASFDNKDNIVPWQLGWLHRAFTEGDVKGDILVDIGSGPTLYQVMSGCERFRRVILSDFVEANRRELQNWLQGKSNSLDWTPFFQYVCKLEGRSPDAWSEKAQRLRSVVTDVLPIDVHQPHPLSPEALPPSGADCLISCFCLESASPDLASFNRALGHISSLLRQGGHLLLIGTLEMTFYYAAPELCIPAVRLDEAQLCSSLKNCGFQLLELSVYNLPQDMQKSTDDARSMFFVKAKKQ